Proteins co-encoded in one Papaver somniferum cultivar HN1 chromosome 5, ASM357369v1, whole genome shotgun sequence genomic window:
- the LOC113283311 gene encoding N-terminal acetyltransferase B complex catalytic subunit NAA20-like, giving the protein MASIRNFCCNDLLGITPILMDQFSSTQNGKPIDQAKMSWYLNQLAKLSRYFFVAESPGNRVIGYVKGFPICQSFLRSYRKYNIKKKDLP; this is encoded by the exons ATGGCATCAATTCGCAATTTCTGCTGTAATGATCTTCTTGGCATAACTCCTATACTAATGGATCAGTTCTCATCAACACAAAACGGCAAACCAATAGATCAA GCAAAGATGTCATGGTATTTGAACCAACTTGCGAAATTATCTAGATACTTCTTTGTTGCTGAGTCCCCTGGCAATCGTGTTATTGGTTACG TTAAAGGGTTCCCTATATGTCAATCATTTTTAAGGTCTTACAGAAAATACAACAT CAAAAAAAAAGACTTGCCATGA
- the LOC113283310 gene encoding putative clathrin assembly protein At1g03050, translated as MAPSKIRKAFGAVKDRTSIGLAKISSSNSISDLEVAIVKATRHEEQPADEKHIREILSLTCYSRGYISSCVNTLSRRLNKTRNWTVALKTLMLIHRLLAEGDPAYEQEIFFATRRGTRLLNMSDFRDKRSNSSAWDFSSLVRTYALYLDEQLELRMQGRRRSNPSISIVGEEFEEVEEEPNNSWGPPTGTRTSTSSVTKTPKTPVREMKTEQIFTRAQHLQNLIDRFLACRPTGAARNNRVVIVALYAIVKDSFQIYTDLTDIIAILIDRFLELEINECAKVHDIFTRAAKQFDELDAFYSWSKAIGIARSSEYPDVERISPKKLQLMDEFITERSLSTKKGYKDEDVQYEVQEEPEIAEEQDLNSIKALPPPEGFCETELVVEEQEPEIVKEEESVKGEEEQDVDFLNLRDDNNTNSGEDQENKLALALFDGAGATTTAEPAWEAFPDDSPGGWETALVVTTSNLNNHTPKLGGGFDSLLLNGMYQQHAAATINAASRATGSASSVAFGSTGKPGSTMLALPAPPVSSSTSNNDTNNKSTFNVVNADPFAASLAVAPPTYVQMSEMEKKQRLLMEEQLMWQHYARDGMQGHIALKKSCQTNPYGMGGYAQSY; from the exons ATGGCTCCTAGCAAAATCCGCAAAGCTTTCGGGGCGGTGAAGGACCGAACAAGCATAGGCCTAGCCAAGATCAGCAGCAGCAATTCTATATCCGACCTTGAAGTTGCAATTGTGAAGGCGACGCGACATGAAGAACAACCAGCAGATGAAAAACACATAAGAGAGATATTAAGCTTAACATGTTATTCTCGCGGGTACATTAGCTCTTGCGTTAACACACTCTCTAGAAGACTCAACAAAACTAGGAACTGGACAGTGGCATTAAAGACACTTATGTTGATACATCGACTCTTAGCTGAAGGTGACCCGGCTTATGAACAAGAGATATTCTTTGCAACCCGACGGGGAACAAGATTGCTGAACATGTCTGATTTCCGTGATAAGAGGTCCAACTCCAGCGCTTGGGATTTTTCGTCATTAGTACGCACATATGCATTATACCTTGATGAGCAGCTTGAGCTTCGAATGCAAGGCCGTAGACGTAGCAATCCTAGCATATCAATAGTtggtgaagaatttgaagaagtcGAAGAGGAGCCAAATAATAGTTGGGGTCCCCCTACTGGCACACGCACATCTACATCATCTGTAACGAAAACACCAAAAACACCCGTTCGAGAAATGAAAACAGAACAGATTTTCACTAGAGCACAGCATCTCCAAAATCTAATTGATAGATTTTTGGCATGTCGTCCAACAG GAGCTGCTAGGAACAACCGAGTTGTGATTGTCGCTCTCTATGCAATAGTTAAAGACAGTTTTCAGATATACACAGATTTGACAGATATTATTGCAATCTTGATTGATCGTTTCTTGGAGTTAGAAATCAACGAATGTGCCAAGGTTCACGATATCTTCACTCGAGCTGCTAAACAATTCGACGAGCTCGATGCTTTCTACAGTTGGTCCAAGGCCATAGGAATTGCTAGATCTTCTGAGTACCCAGATGTTGAGAGAATTTCACCAAAGAAACTTCAACTTATGGATGAGTTCATCACAGAAAGGTCATTATCAACCAAGAAGGGCTACAAGGATGAAGATGTTCAATATGAAGTCCAAGAAGAACCGGAAATAGCCGAAGAGCAAGATTTGAACTCGATTAAGGCACTACCACCACCTGAAGGTTTCTGCGAAACCGAGCTAGTGGTAGAAGAACAAGAACCAGAGATAGTCAAGGAAGAAGAGTCAGTTAAGGGAGAAGAAGAACAGGACGTGGATTTCTTAAATTTAAGAGATGATAACAATACAAACTCCGGTGAAGACCAAGAAAATAAGTTGGCTTTAGCATTATTTGATGGCGCAGGTGCAACTACAACAGCTGAACCTGCTTGGGAAGCGTTTCCAGATGATTCTCCTGGAGGTTGGGAGACAGCGTTGGTTGTAACAACTAGCAACTTGAATAATCATACACCTAAGCTTGGTGGTGGGTTTGATTCCCTCCTTCTAAATGGTATGTACCAACAGCATGCAGCAGCAACGATTAATGCTGCTTCGCGCGCCACCGGGAGTGCAAGTAGTGTTGCATTTGGATCAACAGGGAAGCCTGGATCGACAATGCTGGCATTGCCAGCTCCTCCGGTGTCGTCTTCCACCAGCAATAACGATACCAACAACAAGAGTACTTTTAATGTTGTAAATGCAGACCCATTTGCAGCATCGTTAGCAGTAGCACCCCCTACGTATGTACAAATGTCCGAGATGGAAAAGAAGCAAAGGTTATTAATGGAGGAACAACTCATGTGGCAACATTATGCCAGAGACGGAATGCAAGGGCATATTGCGCTGAAAAAATCGTGTCAGACAAACCCTTACGGAATGGGAGGTTATGCCCAGAGCTATTGA
- the LOC113283312 gene encoding NAC domain-containing protein 82-like, with protein MARGSLPPGFRFHPTDVELLLYYLRRKVSGKALSFEVIAELDVYKFAPWDLPDKSIVKSRDLEWYFFCPRDKKYASGTRMNRATENGYWKTTGRDRDICNNSRCVGWKKTLVFHVGRAPRGDRTNWVMHEYRLDDKNLVDAGICQDAYVLCKFFEKSGAGPKNGEQHGAPFKEEDWEDDEVTNAPEYFQSVVPVTSPAMPFSGQNSTCCSSSVAVTCQSNLSNPEIANSPFLEDDIERMMEFFKDDDTLLNDGTGNDKRPDPSTFEATVEAPVLGDGFDIYNGLEDLKSCTRQQLTDNFLLVNSPGDDFFLNQTPAGDDLCFLELDDLAHPLNFPEGVPGAERSQVQNHPDQYRSCDNVGALWNFPSAPSNTLRNFPSAPSNTHHTKL; from the exons ATGGCGAGAGGATCTCTCCCGCCAGGATTCCGTTTTCATCCTACCGATGTCGAGCTTCTTTTGTATTACCTCAGAAGAAAGGTAAGCGGCAAAGCTCTAAGCTTTGAGGTTATTGCAGAACTTGACGTTTATAAATTTGCCCCTTGGGACTTGCCAG ACAAATCAATCGTGAAAAGCAGAGATCTTGAATGGTATTTTTTTTGCCCTAGAGATAAGAAATATGCAAGTGGAACAAGGATGAATCGTGCTACTGAAAATGGTTACTGGAAAACCACCGGAAGGGATAGAGATATTTGTAACAACTCACGATGTGTGGGATGGAAAAAGACTCTGGTTTTTCATGTAGGAAGGGCACCACGGGGTGATAGAACAAATTGGGTAATGCATGAGTATAGGCTTGATGACAAAAATCTTGTTGATGCAGGCATCTGTCAG GATGCATATGTTCTTTGCAAATTCTTTGAGAAAAGTGGTGCAGGTCCTAAAAATGGTGAACAACATGGTGCACCcttcaaagaagaagattgggaaGACGACGAGGTAACCAATGCACCAGAATATTTCCAGTCTGTTGTTCCTGTAACTTCACCAGCGATGCCTTTTAGTGGTCAAAATAGCACATGTTGTTCTTCCTCAGTAGCTGTTACGTGTCAAAGCAATCTATCTAATCCTGAAATTGCGAACTCTCCCTTTCTGGAAGATGACATTGAAAGAATGatggaatttttcaaggatgacgaTACTCTCCTTAATGATGGCACCGGCAACGATAAG AGGCCAGATCCTTCGACTTTCGAAGCCACTGTTGAAGCTCCAGTCCTTGGGGATGGTTTTGATATTTACAATGGGTTGGAGGACCTCAAAAGTTGTACTAGGCAGCAGCTGACTGACAACTTCCTTCTCGTCAACAGTCCTGGTGATGACTTTTTTCTGAATCAAACACCAGCAGGAGATGATCTGTGCTTTTTGGAGTTGGATGATCTTGCACATCCCTTGAACTTCCCAGAGGGTGTTCCTGGTGCTGAGCGCAGCCAAGTACAAAATCATCCTGACCAGTACCGGAGTTGCGATAACGTGGGTGCACTTTGGAACTTCCCATCTGCTCCTTCAAATACACTTCGGAACTTCCCATCTGCTCCTTCAAATACTCACCATACAAAACTGTGA